The Pleurodeles waltl isolate 20211129_DDA chromosome 6, aPleWal1.hap1.20221129, whole genome shotgun sequence genome has a segment encoding these proteins:
- the HOMEZ gene encoding homeobox and leucine zipper protein Homez has protein sequence MPPTANKGSGGCPTSSYGLICLPPISEDLQLIWTQSELTSELDDNEQLIHTFSYFPYPSLPEIALLCLCYGLQMEKVKTWFMVQRIRCGISWSSEEIEETRGRLLRSQDQLHFKPLVAMARRAAGRGPPPTEQRTTTRDTASSPAAFSSFRKTDVGKVEMVHRPPSLTALSSLANTRPPSLTGLSSLTNSRPPSLTGLSSLANTRPPSLTGLSSLANSCSPSLTGLSSVTNARPASLNGVSSLSNTRPQSLSSTPLYTSSVPPLHSSPRPLSHSTNMLPLQNNSRPPSYTNSGLPVQSSSGPPFYTSLMLPSHNLRHAPYTNTGLPLQPSSCLPYYTSTVSSQHNSRSLSYTNAGLTLQSSPGPPFYTSTTPPLQNNSQQPPYPNAGLPLPSNSGLPFYTNLMQSLQNPRPPSHSNVSLLTQANTSPPLYINNRPASPSNSRPPSLTSTRQASYSTATKESVKAMLSGDLQHHLSKRPRTEDDLTLDAHASHTEAMRESPQLNLRGSVSQLQEEPGNSAEHGYPLSDQWPDQAAHRLDNSGLDYKPHHQRSKNWELSSPFCSPSLEAQSQSAAKLPSAATGNMFDVDGTEVSDAVVCLPSEEELQKRLEASSWDLDGANLTNPQGTPGQGYMQANEDGSFFPIMRRQRKTKEQLAILKSFFLQCQWARREDYKKLEEITGLPRPEIIQWFGDTRYALKHGQLKWFRDNAQGCPGWLEQAQQQLQLLDSDDASPSLPATPPPAPEHTQNGTGKESPWKGGSSTTPMPPPPTNGRPEEPMEVQKQSSSPLPLAPVPRVDYSVLESYWDLHRQIKEGDTQRLVEESGLQLQQVQDWFQQKAIEPAEVEVVICLDDDGLLEADDVGGLEGEDDAVGEGEEDYEDEEDDDADEEDDDDDLIIQD, from the coding sequence ATGCCCCCCACTGCCAATAAGGGATCAGGTGGCTGTCCTACCAGCTCCTATGGACTAATATGTCTGCCACCTATATCGGAGGACCTACAACTGATCTGGACACAATCTGAGTTGACTAGCGAGTTGGACGACAATGAACAACTTATCCACACCTTTAGTTACTTTCCATACCCCAGTCTACCAGAGATTGCTCTTCTCTGCCTCTGCTACGGTCTACAAATGGAGAAGGTCAAGACGTGGTTCATGGTGCAACGCATCCGCTGTGGCATCAGCTGGTCTTCAGAGGAGATAGAGGAGACACGAGGCAGACTTCTCCGCAGCCAAGACCAGCTACATTTCAAGCCTCTGGTAGCCATGGCACGGCGGGCAGCCGGACGTGGACCACCACCAACAGAGCAAAGGACAACAACTAGGGATACAGCTAGTTCACCAGCTGCCTTCAGCAGTTTCCGGAAAACTGACGTTGGTAAAGTGGAGATGGTTCATCGTCCACCCTCACTGACTGCACTATCATCATTGGCCAATACACGCCCTCCTTCTTTGACTGGCCTCTCATCTTTGACCAACTCAAGGCCTCCTTCACTGACAGGACTATCTTCATTGGCTAACACACGGCCCCCATCTCTGACTGGGCTATCCTCATTAGCCAATTCATGCTCACCATCTCTGACTGGGCTTTCATCAGTGACAAATGCACGACCGGCATCTCTGAATGGGGTGTCTTCGTTAAGCAACACACGCCCACAATCTCTATCCAGCACACCACTGTACACAAGCTCAGTGCCCCCTCTGCACAGTAGCCCACGACCACTGTCACACAGCACTAACATGTTGCCACTACAGAACAACTCACGACCACCTTCATACACTAATTCTGGGCTACCAGTGCAGTCCAGCTCTGGGCCTCCTTTCTACACAAGCCTGATGCTGCCATCACATAACTTGCGGCATGCCCCTTACACTAATACTGGGCTACCACTACAACCAAGTTCTTGTCTGCCTTATTACACCAGCACAGTTTCATCACAACACAACTCGCGGTCACTTTCTTACACCAACGCCGGGCTGACTTTGCAGTCCAGCCCTGGCCCGCCTTTCtacaccagcacaacaccaccatTGCAGAACAACTCGCAACAACCCCCTTACCCTAATGCTGGGCTACCACTACCATCCAACTCAGGCCTGCCTTTCTACACTAATTTGATGCAGTCTTTGCAGAACCCGCGTCCGCCATCACACAGTAATGTGAGTTTGCTAACACAGGCTAACACTAGCCCACCATTGTACATCAACAATAGGCCAGCATCTCCAAGTAACTCTCGGCCACCATCGCTCACCAGTACACGGCAGGCATCATACAGTACTGCTACAAAAGAGTCTGTTAAAGCAATGTTGTCTGGAGacctgcagcaccacctttctaaGCGGCCAAGGACTGAAGATGATTTGACACTGGACGCCCATGCTTCTCATACAGAAGCAATGAGGGAGTCTCCTCAGCTGAATCTGAGAGGTTCAGTGAGTCAGCTACAGGAGGAGCCAGGAAACTCTGCAGAGCATGGTTACCCTTTATCAGACCAATGGCCGGACCAAGCAGCCCACAGACTAGACAACAGTGGCCTGGATTATAAACCTCATCATCAACGATCGAAGAACTGGGAACTATCTAGTCCATTCTGCTCCCCCTCGCTGGAAGCCCAGAGTCAATCTGCTGCTAAGCTGCCCTCTGCAGCCACTGGGAATATGTTTGATGTAGATGGCACTGAGGTGAGTGATGCAGTAGTATGTCTACCCTCTGAAGAAGAATTGCAGAAGAGGCTGGAGGCCTCGTCTTGGGACTTGGATGGGGCCAACCTCACAAATCCCCAAGGTACACCGGGGCAAGGGTACATGCAGGCCAATGAGGATGGCAGCTTTTTCCCAATCATGCGACGGCAGCGCAAGACCAAAGAACAGCTAGCAATACTCAAGTCTTTTTTCTTGCAATGCCAGTGGGCACGCCGTGAGGACTACAAGAAACTTGAGGAAATCACTGGCCTACCACGACCAGAGATTATTCAGTGGTTCGGTGACACCCGTTATGCTTTGAAACATGGGCAGCTGAAGTGGTTCCGTGATAATGCCCAGGGCTGCCCAGGTTGGCTGGAACAGGCACAGCAGCAACTGCAGCTGCTGGACAGTGATGATGCCAGCCCAAGCTTGCCAGCCACTCCACCTCCAGCCCCAGAGCACACTCAGAACGGGACAGGCAAAGAAAGCCCTTGGAAAGGTGGTAGCTCAACAACACCTATGCCTCCTCCACCTACCAATGGCAGACCAGAGGAGCCAATGGaggtacaaaaacaatcctcatcACCACTTCCTCTTGCCCCTGTCCCTCGGGTTGACTATAGCGTACTGGAAAGCTACTGGGACTTGCACCGACAGATTAAGGAGGGTGACACTCAGCGGCTGGTGGAAGAGTCTGGGCTGCAGTTACAGCAGGTCCAGGACTGGTTCCAACAGAAAGCCATtgagccagctgaggtagaggtgGTGATCTGCCTTGATGATGATGGATTGTTGGAGGCGGATGATGTTGGTGGGCTGGAGGGGGAGGATGATGCTGTGGGTGAGGGGGAGGAAGATTATGAGGATGAAGAAGATGATGATGCTGACGAAGAAGATGATGATGACGATCTGATTATCCAGGACTAG